The Gossypium raimondii isolate GPD5lz chromosome 2, ASM2569854v1, whole genome shotgun sequence genome segment ttaacAAATTTTCTGCTCCCTTTATCATTTTAGCATAACTGGCTTGGAATGTTGAATTTGGATCTTGGGACCAAGGTAATTGACTTACTATTTTTGGTGTTAATGATAAATGAATTCCAATTGGTTGTCTCACCGTTGGATATGACACATAATATCCTTGATTAGGATAAAAGGGTGCTTGTACAGGTATAGTCACAAATCCTTGattagaatttgttgttttCCCTTTGTTGGGTCTTTTATGGACAGTTGTCCATTCACCAACTTTTTCTAGAGGTTTTTTTACCTCTATCCATAAGGTCTACTAAGATAATCGGCAATAATATTATCAGTTCCTTTTACATATAAAACTTCgaaattaaaagaacataattcAACATACTATCTAATTCTCCTAGGTACAGTTTCAAAACTTTTATTAGTAAGGAATTGTTTAACTGCCTGATTATcagtttttattataaatttttcaggtgctaaatatataataaaattttttattccctttttattgctaataattcttttcatatataatataattaattttttttgtttaaatttttgaacTATATCCACATATTAGTTCTTCATCATTTATTGTTTTAGTGTTAATATACATCCCCAATAATTTTGTGAGGCATCTGtttccaaaattaatttatcacattagttaggtaaataaacttttggactatgatttatttgattttaggttttgtataatttatgaGTCTTTTTAGACCGGAGAAAGGgtttatcttttttaattttcatataacttACCTATTTTTCAGATAATTAATAATTCCTAAAAATTGTTGAAGTTACTTTTTATCTtcaatattttcaggaaatttgtttttatttttactataatatgatCTTGTAATTTAAGACCATCTGCAAATAATTTCAATCCTAAAATTCTATTTCTGTTTTTTCTAGCTCTATTTTCTTAGGGCTTAATATGATTCCATGTTTTATGAATTcttaagaaataatatttaaatgttttctatgtttttctaatgtatctaaaaatatcaaaatatcatcaatatagactatacaaaattttttatatttattgaatatagAATCCATCCATCTTTGGAAGATTTGCGGTGCATTACATAATCCAAATGCCATTACTTTCCATTGATAATGTCCGTTAGGAGCACTAAAAGCTATTAAAGGTTTAGATTTTTCAGTTTGCATTATTTGCCAAAATCCCaatttacaatcaaatttactaaaatattttgcttgtttagcttgattaattaaaacattctttATTCGAATAAAATATccatcaaaaataatattttgatttaatctttaataattaataaccattctagcttttcctctttttatttcaaagatggTTTCTTACCATAAAAGTTGGACTAGAATGTGGActattagtttttctattaatatttttctaataattcattaatttgtatatcaaattcatctatATCTTGTTTAGTATAGATCATTGGTTtaactctaataattttattgggattttccaatttaatttcacaatatcTAGGGCTATTTTgccataattttaatggttcttcactaaaattatcttttaaaattttgaacaaccAATGATTTGCTTCTAGTTGTTTAATCTGTTCTTTTATTGGTGgtgtaaaattttatcacacacaaatttatgattttctactAATGGTATTTTTATAGAAGATTTTCTAtagataacataattaaattttatcaatagaaaatggtaaatattgatatataaaattatttcctaataatataTCTTCATGCATTgcagaaaacataaaattttggtatCACAAATCTTACATTATTTATGTATCTACTAATGGTATTTTTATAGAAGATTTTCTATagacataattaaattttatcaatagaaaatggtaaatattgatatataaaattatttcctaataatataTCTTCATGCATTGcggaaaacataaaattttggtatCACAAATCTTACATTATTTATGTATAGTGCTATATTTCTAGCTTTATGGTTTCATTACCGTCTATTCCTATTGTTTTTATTGGATGTTTCATGGGTTACCATTTTCTATAGGAAAGACATTTTTCTACAACTACTAGTTGTAGCTCACAGTatctaataaagcatgcaaagaatatgttttatattctttaaattgaaatgtaatttcaatatatgtgtaatatttctggattggaaatttgaaaatgtaattacatcatttgttccaattttcatttgttgAATAATTGTTGAAGTTTGTATTTCTTCCATTCTAGTGTTTGAGAATTTCTACTTGGTTCGTAGGAAAAATAGGAATATGAACTGTTTTCATTCCTATTGGTGTAGAACTTGTACTTATATTATCCTCTTCTTCCTCTATTCGAGTATTTGAGGGTAAAATTAAGTTCTCATTTAAATGTGTTATagcaatattttgaaatataatctATTTCCGAAGACATGTATTCTATAGTACTTACAGGTTTAGAAGTACTTGtattacttatttttctatcatCCAATCTTTTGGTATTGATAGATCttttaaatgtaataattttggttgtatttcGATAGTAAATTTATTAGGTTCAAAGagctcaataattttattattaatctcttttatttctacttctgctgtatttgtatattcattaatagaaGTCCAACTTATTGCTAGATCTTCgctaaatcattaatttcaaatttttgtccAATTCTTAGACATAAACACTCTTCTATTAGAGGATCTATAATAGATATAAAGTAATTTGGTTTAACTTTAAATCCTAATACACTGTATGTAAGTTTGATTGAATTCCTCCAATAAGTGCTTTTATTggattttaaatcttttatctaACAAAGCTGCTATTATAGGTATATCATGACCTTTTCTAAATAAAGCTCTAATAGTTATCATTATTATTCCTAAATGTATATATCTAACTTGaggatatttcttttaatcctcttaattttatctttagtaaaTAATGGGATTTCATTAATCCTCCTCTAGTATCTTTTGCTCTTGTATTACCACTTATTTTTCTATATGTCTTTGACtccatattttgaatttagatattttatatatttcttctttagaaatatgatttttatttatttttctatcatttcatagaaaagtcttttcttctccaattaaATTTCCTAGTTTTATATCTTGCTGTTCATTTTAAGAAATTCTTCTAATTGATTGTTAGAACTACTTTCTAtattaaacattaatatatattcttttcatCTATATCGATTCTGTttctaatattaattgatataatatttcttGAGATTTATTTCCTCTTCGAACATATTTCTAAGTCTTGTTCTTCAagtgttttaatcattttctttgcattaatttttcctttattaggACAATTTGGTGCTATGTGACCTTCTTCAtcacatataaaacatttacaaatttgtttttaggtttttagaagTTTTTCTACTAACaaatcttttcttcttattataactagtatatttttatctaactagtatcttttcttcttttataattgTTAGGACGTATTGGTTTACATCCaaattcccattcattttctaaaatttttgtacAATATTTAGTACTTAATTTATGCTTAACTTTGTTTGGAAGCTTTATTTTGTAAACAATGTAaagttattctttcttttgcaaaatttatCCTATTTCCTATAGAGTCTATATTTTACGATGGTACACCACTATTTTACTATGTCTTTCTAAATAAGaagcatatttttttatacatatctcATCCCATTGTGGTGGcaatttatgaaaatgttagtttttccaaaattctatattttcatttttagttttgatattcatgaagaaatttttacaaaattcttccaaatatctaatatcacataatttatttttgacaaGATATAACTAGATATATTATCTTGatccttttttttatcaaaacaaccacaaaattctatttttagaataaaagttAATCCCTTTAAAAGATCTTTGGGAGTTCCTATCTGGTTGATTAACgccatttttgttcttttcctttatcagattctttttattttgttagaaaTTGTAGAACATCTCCTTGAAATGTtccaacaaaataatttaaaaattattcttttgaCCACATATTGTTGTTGTTTACAACAATAGTCATCGATTGTGCCCAGTCATCTATGGTTTTCATAGTCCGATATAGGAATATTAGTTAAGTCTAAATATATTCCTCATTGAgcaacatttcttttatttaaatcatctaTTCTATGTGGAACTAGTTGAGTAGACGATTCCTCTggattttcgtgttttatttcatttgtagctatattttctattttattataaaaaattctagttgtattttcaacttttcaaaatttttattaaaagatctCAAATAATCATCATTTTGAAGATcgactctatttttctttttcaataaagATCTGCTTTGATCAATATCCATTTGTTCTagtatttctatattttcatcttcatcatttgaAGTATTTTCTTCATCGATTTATAACTAGTAACTTTTAAGTCTTCTAGTTTTATAGAATTATCGAGTTACTAAAACTACTACCGTCTGTAGTATCAtagtttaacatataatgatagtTAGATAAGGTAAATAaatctttatgtttttcataaaattgttctattagttttaaatattaactctttcatttttatctgaacttttagtaaatttatatttccaatGTTCTATAAGTTGTTTATAGGATTGAAAATCATATTCTTGttgatgagtatattttctttttcatgtttttttatatttttatttgtagaaGATGATTCTTACGAAGAAGATGATTCTTCCAAgaagtttcttcttcttcttgagacaaagttaatattatattactatttccATAATATAAAGGTCCTAAGTCTTCCTCTTGTTCTATATTTTTGCTAATAATAACttgttctaatttattattaacattagaTAATATTTCTTTAGATTCGTTATTCAAATCTAATTTTGTAACCTCTCCCAAATTATTTACTTGTTGTTCTATTTTACTTActttgttatataatttatgaaaatatatagaagtaatatctattaaactattaaaacctTTACTCagagataaaatattattttcatttttagagtCAATATGCATAGCATGATtgtaaattttatctttatataaaCAATTTGTTTCTTCCATGAATTTATCTTTGGTACCTAAAACCTTCTGTTATCTTTTTATGTCTTTACTCTCAAAGGCCTAAAGTCTCGTGCAAACATAAACAGGCAATAGAAAGACAGAATAACAAGTGGTTTTAAGATAAATAACCATGAAATAAACtgagggtctgtttgattgaaggaattgatttttcggaaaatcatttccaacttttccaacgtttgattggcggaaaatattttccatttggaaaatgaactccaaaacaagggaaaatgggttacattttagggaaaatgtcttaccctttcaatttccgtaagacattttccgtgctctcctctttATCGCCTCATTCATTCCctccttcatttccggtagaaaatTACTtctatttatcgattttccagtaacttgtttttttaattattcaatacttgttttttttaacacaattacaaataatttatttgatattaattttttttcaatttataacgattaatattgtggcttaataattgagtattattataaataaatcattacaatatatgtaaaaataatttaaaatataaaatttattaatatatatcaatatatgtaaaacaatttttcaaaaatatttcagaaatcgccaaacaagaaaatattttacagattcaatcaaacaccgtaaaatattttccaagaaatcattttacagaaaagtaaaacattttcccgaaatcattttacggaaaatattttactggcaatcaaacagaccctgaattgtaaataaaagataaaaacttaGAATGAATACTACGCTATTATTTCTCCAAGTATCGTTACACCGGGCCTCTGATACCAATTGCACTTAAAAGGGGTGAATCCTTAATTACTCTTAATACTAAAAGTTACTTGGAATGCATACATATACATAGCATAGGGAGATAACGAAACAATAGACATTTTAACAGACTTTAATCAACAGTAGCAGTAAGTTTAAAGAAGGTCAAGGAAGTTGTAAAGATTAAGTTTTCAAGGAGAAGTATTAATCGACTTGATTTGTAAAATGGGGAATTAATGAAATGTGATCTGTGATTGAATTGTAGTAGCAGTTTCTGCTTCTTGGATTACAAAATTTCAGAGAGATTGATTTTAATAGTGAAACGAGCGTGTCATTCATGCAAAAAGAGAAGTCGTCACCGTCCAGAATTATACACAAAGGAAAACAAATTATTATCCACTCATTACTTGAAATACAtacttcaaataaaaaatacagaaaCCATTGGAAAAACTAAACATGTTCCTAATTATGTTTGATTCTTAAAATCACTCAAATTTCATATTCTACTCTCAAAGCTGTAATTGTTTCAATGtatcaaattcagatctttttCAACTTCGATCATTTCAATTCGGGTTTGAATCACAAGTCTAGCTTTCATATATTAAGGACCGAACCAGCATGTATGGCTTTCAATCACTGACTGCAACTTAAAACTTGGCCAAGTAAAAGAATGCTTGGTCGGCTGCCTCCTTTCTTTGCCAGCATTTACTCTCGACATTTCTTCTAAACAGCTAGAATATACTTCATTTATATTGTAGACATAGTTACAACCTAACTTACAAAATGACAGATCTATGCCATTGCACTCTACCTTAACAAACCAACTGCAACATTTCATAGTAGGCTACAACAGtgacatttaaaacaaaagcgCCATTGTTCAAGACCAGATTCCTTTGAACAGTGGAGTAGTAGATGCAGTGTCCCCAAAAGTCCTCACCAAATCTGAACAAGAAGGATCTGCTTCCCCTTCAGTCCCCAGTTCCAACCCCAGTTCTTTATCAATATCATCGGATGCCGATATGAGTAGAAACTCACATCCTTCGTAGTTCAAAAAGTCGGGTGGATCAGCCGGATGGTATCGGGTTTTCCCCAACTGGCCTTGCAGGTGAGCAGGGAAGGCTGCCTTTCGTTTGTTTCCAACTCCCCTAAACTGGGAATTGCTAGCTTGTGATGGGTTCTTGATTTGTATCAAAAAGGAGCCTTCTGGCTCGATGTTAAGTGATTCTTGGGGTTCATTCTCTTCTTTTGGTGGTGGGAATTCAAGTTTATATATCAAATGAGTGTGCATCTTGTTCTTACTTGAATTGTGCCTCACAATACGGTAAACACCTTCTCCCACTGCTCTTGCAGGAGGTTGATATCGGTAACCTCTTGATGATGTATCATATTCCTCTGCAACACATCAAGTTTCAACCTTGTGCAAATCTAGATATTGACAGTATATTAAGCAAAAACCATACCTCCTTTTAAAGCATCTTTTACATCTTCTACCTTTGTGGTCACTAATTCAACAAAACCCCAGAAAGTTTGGGACTTCTTGCCTGGATCTGGAAGTCTCTTTCTGCCCATAACTATGAACCTTAACAATGGCTCCTCCTCGATATTTACTTCCTAGAAAGTTATGAAAAGGTTTTCGAGTAAACAAGCTATAAAATAAGCTGAATAAACAAGTGCAAAAAGAGAGTTTTGCATCGTCGTTTCGACTTGATTGACTCCAAATTAGTTAGTAAATTGTGGTAAAAGTGACTACTATCGGGTATTGGAATCTTAATATATCTCACCTGGCTCCCCTGTCCACCTTCAGTTTTATTCATGGAGGAGCCAGTTTGAGGTTGATCACTTGATCTTGATTTGGCACCTTCCTTGCCAGAGTGGGGATCTTGCTTCTCTTCAACACCTCTCTCACCGGACTCTGGGCGCAATACAATGTACAAGCGCTGCACATCATCAACACTGTGAACTTCCTCCTTGTTTACTTTAGGCCTATAGAAGAAGAATATTTCCCCCCTTTCCTGAATCTCAAGTTGGGGGTCATCTCTGGTCTTGTGTTCTTGGCCTTGTCCCATCTTAGCAGAATGTATGGAGTCGGTCACCAGTTACCAACACTACTTCTTTCGTGTTCTCTACTAATTCACTTAGAACTAGAAATCCAATTAAAAAACAACCTTTCCCAATTAGGTTCAATTCCCAGAAACTTCCCACTCAGCCACGTTTCATTGGGACATGACACAACATCCATGATCCATGCACCACTACTCTCTAGGCTGCCACGTTTCCTCCCCTATACTAAAGCTATCGGTGCCCATGGAATATTACAAATCCAGTCCTCCAAATCATTTGTCTACTAGTTGtgctaattatttattttctaattaaattatacaataaaaatttaaagcttATAATATaaagttttgtaattttcttatatttcgaatttaattttcatatttttattttaagaaatttagtgttttaaatttaaaaatttagatctatttattaatagttttataattcttttgataaatttattagcatgatattttgaaattaaaaagataccAACTTGATATCTATGTAACAAAAATGACACCGTAATGAAACCTAATTTAATAGAGAATTTTAACGATGCCTATACAAATCTACTAGATATATAAACCCTAAGTTTAAACATTCATTCGATATTGATTCACttgttataattcttttaaatctatattatgtttatatatgtataagagaAACCTTTTCATTTATGTTCGGTGAGGACAGTGGTGAGGAGGCTGACAGAGGCCCCAATCctcttaaaatgaaatttttttcatttaggctattttataatttataaaaatttaaattggtaaTTGTAGCATTGCACTTTggccttttaaaaataaaaaaatattgatttaatcttttaaaattataaagatataggctattaaaatagtaaaattatattttttaaaccaattattttttttgacttCACCCTTGGTGAGggctttttcatttattttcagtTTAGGGAAGCTGGAAGTAAATTTAGAGATTAAGAACTCCTTAATGATTAATGTACATGatgttaaaagttaaactaTTTCTTTTAGGGATTAAACTCTTTTTTTATCCCCAATTTTCATCTTCAATTCATGTCGAACAACTATGCATTAAGCAATTAAGAGCATGAAAACAATAAACAAGatcaagagaaaagaagaaatacaGAGAGTTCTTAGTTTGCAATCAACTGAGTTATCAATACATAAGATTGCATATCTATGCGACATGAGCAACCAACTCATAACAGTATAAATAACCTTTTAACTAACAGTCAGCAACTAGCCTTAACAGTTGCTAACTAAAGTAACAACAGTTAGTCCAATACTCCCTCAGTGtctgagaaaaaaaatgaaattacatCATTAAACCATAACATTAACGGTAGTGACCTTCAATTTGTCtcgaaaataacaaaacaagcCTTCAAAAAGTGGTTTTGTCAAAATGTTTGCAACTTGCTCTCCACTAGGAACATGATTCACTTGAAGTTTTCCCACATTAACTCGTTCTCTAACAAAATGAAGCTGAAGCTCCACATGTTTGGATCGCGCCGGATTTCCCATAGCCACTGCGCTCATATTATCACACTGTACCACAGGAATAGTCTATAACTGAACACCTAGATCTTCTAACAAAGATTGAATCCAAATAACTTCAGAAACAACTTCAACCACACTTCTGTATTCAACCTTGAATTGTTTCTTCGACCTCCATGCCATAAGATTATCACCAAGGTTTACAACATACCTTGATGTTGACCTCCTATCTTACGCACTACTACCCCAATCAGCATttgcataagcaactagatgtAATAGAAGACTATGATGCAAAACTATAAACTTGATTCAACTTTTCAGCAAAAGGAAACACGTTCTCGTAAAAAATCACATGTCTAGATATCACAAATTTCCCTTGCTTAGTTAAGCACTTTTACCCTTTATGCATAGAACTATAGCCTAAAAATGTACATGGAACAGACCAAAGTTACACCTTATGATTATTTAAAGGCCTTATGTAAGGAAAACATAGTAAGCCAAACGCCTTATTGATGTTTCAGCTTGAGAAGTTGCTCATAAAGTGACACTCCATTCAAAACTAGGTAATTTGTTAATCAAATTTACTGCAGTTGAAAATGCATCAGACCAATATCAAATTGGAAAAGAGGCTTTTTCCAATAAGGTCAATCCCCCCGCCCCCAAACAATATGGCGATGCTTGCGCTCCATAGCCCATTTTGTTTAGAGGTGTGAGGACAAGACACCCAATGCTTAATCCCAACTTCTTGTAAAACACCATAAAGCTTTCTAAACTCGCCTCCCATTCAGATTGCACCTCAAGAATCTTCCTACCAAATTGCAGTTGCACATGTGTTGGGGATATGAactaagaaagaaaggaaagtgGAGAAGAAACGAGTATGATAGCAGTATAAAATGATCTgctaatatttttcattaattttcaactagaaaaacatTACTATTTATAACAAGATTCCTTTCCTTGTACTCTAACAAAAACATCTAATCTCctaaaaattgagaaaacatAATTTGCACGCAAAAGCTAACATGACAAAATTAGCATCTAAACATCTTTTCAAGGAGAAGTCAATCATCAATGCATCACTCGCATATTTTGATTGTGCGCCAAATGACTCATGCTTGGACTGTCTGCCATGTGTGTTTGCCAATTGGACTGTTCACCACTTATGCTGCTCGCCATTTGTGTTTGCCAATGCATGGTTAGCCATCTCGCAACACTCATCCTTGGCTTCTATGCTGCGAACACTGATTTCATTCCTCAATTTTTCGAATCTCAACTTTCCAAGAGGCTTGGTCAGAATATCTGTTTGTTGAACTTCTGAACTACAATGAATCAAAGTTACTTCCTTGCTTTGTTTAACTTCCACACAAAGTGGTAATTAATCTTGAAATGTTTTGTCTTTCTATGGAAGATAGGATTCTTTGCAATTGCCAAAACAGATTGATTATCGCAGAAAATTTACGTTGCTTCaacctgcacaaaattcaagtCGCTTAAAAGTTTTCTCAACCAAATTGCTTGGTTGACTGCTGCTGCCAAAACTATACACTCCGCTTCAACTGTGGATTGAGCAGCAGTTGATTGCTTCTTCAAATTCCAAGAGAGTATGCTAGATCCAAGTGAGAAAAAATATCTAGAGGTGCTTCGCATATCATCCACTGATCCAACCCAATCGTTGTCAATGTACCCACAAGCTTCAATGTGGACACATTGGCGATTCCTTTGATATATCTTAGCACTCTCTTAGCAACCTTAAAATGTGATATATTGCAGCAGTGTATGAACTTTGATAGCAAACCTACTGCATACATAATATCAAGTTGTGTTTCTGTCAAATACAACAAGCAACCAATGAGACTTATGTAATTCCTCTCACCAACCTTCTCAAAATCTTCATTACTGCTAAGACTTTCACCAAGTGCTATAAGAGTGCTTGTTGGTTTGCACCTATCCATGCAAAATCTTTCCAAGATCTTCGAGGAAAAACTTCGTTGATTTATGAATATCCCTTCTTGAACTTGTTCTACTACCATGCCTAGAAAGTATATAATTTTTCCAAGGTCTAACATCTCAAATATCTTCTCCATCTTCAACTTAAATTCCTTCACCAAGTCATTACTGCTCCCAATTAC includes the following:
- the LOC105788026 gene encoding uncharacterized protein LOC105788026 yields the protein MGQGQEHKTRDDPQLEIQERGEIFFFYRPKVNKEEVHSVDDVQRLYIVLRPESGERGVEEKQDPHSGKEGAKSRSSDQPQTGSSMNKTEGGQGSQEVNIEEEPLLRFIVMGRKRLPDPGKKSQTFWGFVELVTTKVEDVKDALKGEEYDTSSRGYRYQPPARAVGEGVYRIVRHNSSKNKMHTHLIYKLEFPPPKEENEPQESLNIEPEGSFLIQIKNPSQASNSQFRGVGNKRKAAFPAHLQGQLGKTRYHPADPPDFLNYEGCEFLLISASDDIDKELGLELGTEGEADPSCSDLVRTFGDTASTTPLFKGIWS